TATAATTTTGATTTAGGCTAAGATGTTTATAAGACCAGGGAATCAGACAACTGCGAACAGTTGTTAGTTTTAAGTCGGGTTCACCTTCCAAGTGTGTGTTTTCAAGGACATGTGGAGTCAATACGGGGCCATGCCATGCACCGCAAATTACTGCAATTTTGGTGTGACCTGAATGGATCCATTCTCTCAAGCGACATCGCATAAATTGTTCTCTCGCCAATGTTTCGAAATCATCTATGCCCTTACTTTGGCGACGTAATTCACCCATAAGGTCCTGAACAATTGAAAAAAGTTTTTCATGATCATGCCATTGCTCAAAATGTGACTCCCACCATGATTCTGCATCTTCATAACCGGCTTGAGTTGCCAGGTATCCTATAGGATCATTGGTAATATGTTGATACTTATTTTCAGAATCGGAGTCTTGCCTTCGAAAATATAAGTTAGTATGCAATGAAGCGCTTGCTGGGATATCCATACAATGGATTGGTATCTTATTTTCGAAGGCATAAAGAAGAGCCTGATATTCCGGTGAAAAAACTGCCATCGGAAGATATATAGATTTGGAGGTTTGGTCCACATCATAATATAAGAACGCAATCGGGGGTTTATGTTTTGCATTTTGCAATTCGCTGATGAGGGATTGAGAATCAGCAGGTAGTTCGATAACAACAGCATCAGGTTGGAAGGAATTTAAAGCATTTTTAAGTCTTCGGGCCGATCCGGCACCGTGATGTCTGATCCCAAAAATTTTTATTTCACCAACCAACATAAATATAACGAACGTTTGTTAGTTGTTTTTAAGACTTTGTTTAATGGATTCGTACCATTCTTTATATGCTGGCCTTTTTTTAAGTACAGTTTCATTGTATTCGATGAATGTAAGTTTTTCGTCAGGGTCATTTTTAATAAACGTTTGAAGCATGGATTGAATCATATCTGCTGGCCCGAATTCTTGATCGGAGAAATAATGATGTTGAATACGGGCATGGTGAAGCATGGAGATTGTTTCTGCCGGACTGAATGCACTTTTGGATGCTTTGATTTTTTGTTTACCATCCTGAGTGATCCCACTTCTCAATTCCCTGAACATGACCAGCAATTTTTCAGTGTGAATTTGCTTTAATTTTTCCAGGTCAATATTTAAAGATTTTTCCATTTGTGATACCCTTTGATAAACAATTCGCATTTCGTCCTCCAGATTATCAGGTAGTGGCATCACCAGTGTGTTGAACCGTCTTTGCAGAGCTGACGACAGTGGGTAAATTCCTTTATCCATATCATTTGCGCTAGCAAGGACATTAAATCCTTGACGAGCCTTTACTTCGATACCCAGTTCAGGAATTGGAATTAATTTTTCTGAAAGTATACTTATCAGTGCATCTTGAATTTCAGTAGGGATGCGGGTGAGTTCTTCAATGCGAACCAATTGGCCGGATTCCATTGCGCGCATGACCGGACCTGGCACCAGTGCTTGTTGGCTAGGGCCTTTAGAAATTAGTTCTGCATAATTCCAGCCATAACGCAATGCATCTTCGTTTGTTCCAGAACTTCCTTGTACCAAGAGATTTGAATGTCCGCAGATCGCTGCTGATAAGTGTTCGGCCAACCAACTTTTTGCGGTGCCCGGAACACCCAAGAGTAGCAATGCCCTGTCTGAAAGTAAGCTTGCAATGGCCATCTCGATAAGCTTTCGGTCACCAATGTATTTTGGACTGATTTCGATACCGCTTTGAGTTTTTCCGCCCAGAATATAATGTAAAACAGCCCATGGCGAAAGTTTCCAGTGTGCGGGCTTTTCGCGTTTGTCTTCCAAAAGTAAAGCACTCAGTTCATGTGCATAAGTTTCTTCTGCATGCAGTCTTATATAATTGTGTTCCATGAAGCTTTATTCTTTTATTCAGAAACTGGGTATCATTGTTTTGATACTAGACAGGATCTATGGGCATAAATTTTTTACTGCAATTTGATCAAATACTTTTGTTTCCATATCCAATTCTTTCCATGCATGCAAAGGCAAATCACCCATTCTTCCTTTGAATCGTTCCATTTGGATCATAAATTCCTGAGCACTGACTTTGAGTTCTTCATTTTCCCCCAAACAGGCATTGCCCTTTTTATCTGTACTGAATCCGGCCATGGTAAATAACTTATCCCAGATTATCGTAAACGAATTTTCTGATGGGATTACAGAAATGGCTTGTTCGTAATTGGCAGATTTTGATTTTCTGGCCCATTCAATCTGTCCATCTTCGCGTATGCTTGCATAAACTAGGCCGCCATTTTTTCCATAACCATCTCCAATAATAAAGATTTTTCCATCTTCTCCTATACTTGCGGATTTGAAAACATAATTTTCTAAACCGACATAAAATTTACTCCAAAGAATTTTTCCATCTGAATTTGTTTTTACGATATAGGCATTTTCTACATTGGCTTGAAAAGCGATATGTCCTATAAAGTAAAGTTGTGTTTTAGAATCTTCAACAACTTTTGTAAAATAACTGTGATGGACCTGATCGTCATCCATATGAAATTTTCCTGCCCAGACTTGCTGTCCTTCTGTATTTATTTTATAAAATGAATTCATAATATAACGCTTTCGCGTCTGCCCATCAATATATGCCCCTTTTTGTTTAAAGCTAATTAAAAAATTCTGATCTTTTGTTGGCAAGATATCCTGTAATATTTCTACAGAAGGCATAGATTTTGACCACAAACAAGCACCGTCGCCATTAAAAAGGTGTAATTGTATTTGGTATGATTCATCTGCAGAGTTTTTCCCGGCCAGTAAAATATGAGATGATAAATTGACAGCCAATTCAGGTTGATCAGTTGATTGAATGCTATCAGAACTTCGCGCCCATATCAGATTAAATTTGTCGTCGAGTTTGGCAACAAACTTATTTTTGTTTTCGCCAGAATAACCACTGACAAAGTAATGACGATCCTGGATTCTTATTTTTTCAATTCGTTCTTGTTGTTCAGATTTTCCTAAGGCAAAACCAATCCCTGTCGAACTATTATTAAAATTTCGAATAAAACAAAATCCATCTTTATTGCCAGCTGTTGCTGACCCAGTAAAAGCAGATGATTCCCCACAAATGATAAATCGCTCTTGGTCTAGTTTTTGTGCATCGCAAGTAAGGCCTTTATTTTCAATCATAAACCCATGTTGATTGTGCATCGTACCTGAACATGCCAATATTGCTAAAGGCCAGACAAACCTGATCATATAATTTTGAATCTTGTACATTGACTTTATTTAAAATGTAAAAGTAAGCATTTAGATCGCAGTTTGGTTGGGTGGGCAGGATTGTTAAGGGAATATTCGCACGCGTACATGAATATTTATTTTAATTAAAAAATATTTTTAAAAACGGCAATGCCCAATGTTAATGTTTTTTGGGCTTCTCATTTTCTTAGTTATCATTGTAGTCATTTTTAATAATATAATACAAGATGAGAATGCAATTTGTTGTAATAGGTTTGGCAATATTAGTCAGTATAAACGTACAGGCGCAGTCCAAAATTAATGCTTACACTTTTGGCGCTATGGAGGCAAGGGCTATGGGGCCAGGAACGATGAGTGGCAGAATTACCGACATCCAGGGCGTGAATACAACACCAAAGATCATGTATATTGGAACGGCAGGGGGAGGTGTATGGAAAACGACCAATGCTGCTGTATCTTTTAAGCCTGTTTTTGATAAATATTGTCAATCGATTGGTGCAATTGCCATTGATCAGAAGCATCCCGATACTATTTATGTTGGCACAGGAGAAAGCAATATGCGCAATTCAGTTTCTATTGGAAATGGAATGTACAAATCCACTGATGGCGGCAACAATTGGATAAAAATTGGTTTAGATAGTACAGAACATATTTCCAAAATTCTTGTAGATCCTTTAAACTCACAAATTCTTTATGTTGCTGCTCCAGGTCCACTTTGGTCAGATAGTCAACACAGAGGTTTATATAAATCAATCAATGGCGGTAAAACCTGGGATAAAATATTATACATGAATGAACGCACTGGTTGTGCTGATATAGCCATTCATCCAACGCAAACAAATATCGTCTATGCTACGTTTTGGGAATTCCGTCGCAAAGCTTATAGTTTTGTGTCGGGAGGAAAAGGTTCCGGAATTTATAAAAGTGAGGATTCTGGAAAAACCTGGCGCAAGTTAAGTAAAGGATTACCGGAGGGTGATTTCGGTCGCGTGGCATTGAGTTTGGCACCCAGTGCTCCGGAGAATATTCTTGCAATTGTTGAATCTAATAATACCGGACTTTATATTTCTGCAGATGCCGGCGAAAACTGGAAATCGCAAAGTGCTTCAATGAATGTGGTTTCACGCCCATTTTATTTTTCTACTCTGGTGATTGATCCTTTCGATCCAAAACGAGTCTATAGACCTGCACTTCAATTCTCATATTCAGATGACGGTGGGTATTCATGGAATGAAGCGAGTTATGATGGAGGATGGGTGCATGCCGATCATCACGCACTTTGGATCAATCCTAAAAATACAGACAACATGTATTTGGGAACAGATGGTGGGGTGTATATCAGTAATGATCGTGGAGCCAGTTGGATGTTTTGCGGTAACTTACCGGTTGGCCAATTTTACAGGATAGCGGTTGATAATCATGAACCCTACAGAATTTATGGAGGATTACAGGATAATGGTTCATGGATTGGACCCAGTGAAGGACCTGGAGGCGTTGGAAATGGAGATTGGAAAACTTTAAATTGGGGTGATGGATTTTGGACAGTACCCGATCCCCTGGATTTGAAAACTGCATACGCTGAAAGTCAGGGCGGCAATGCAGTAAGAATAGATTTAACCAACTTTAAAACCTATTCTATCAAACCTCAAAAAACCAAAGAACAGGAAAAATTGAGATGGAACTGGAATACTCCTATCGTAACTGGTATGGCAAATAAACAGAATTTGTACATAGGTTCCCAATACCTATTCAAATCAACAGATCAGGGAAGAAATTGGACTGCGATTTCTCCGGATTTGACAACCAATGATAAAAATAAACAAGATCAGGAAAATTCCGGAGGACTGAGTTTGGACAATACAAGTGCTGAGAATCATTGCACGATATATAACATTGCTGAATCTTCTTTTGATGATCAGATGATTTGGGTAGGTACAGACGATGGCAATGTTCAATATACAAAAAATGGTGGAAAAGTGTGGCACAATTTGACGCCTGCTATCAGATTATCAGGAATTCCCCTTCATGCATGGGTAAGTTGGATTGAATTGTCTCGACATGATTCACAGACCGTTTATATTTGTTTCGATCATCATAACACAGGAGATCATAATACCTATCTCCTGAAAACTAAAGATCTGGGTAAAAGCTGGCAGCGGATTCAAAGTAGTGAGTTTACCGGATTTGCACATCGCATCAAGGAGGATCCGGAAAATGAAAATTTACTTTTTTTAGGCACAGAAATGGGACTGTTTGCAAGTTTGGATGCCGGAGAAAACTGGTTTAGAATGCGCAA
The genomic region above belongs to Saprospiraceae bacterium and contains:
- a CDS encoding glycosyl hydrolase, translating into MRMQFVVIGLAILVSINVQAQSKINAYTFGAMEARAMGPGTMSGRITDIQGVNTTPKIMYIGTAGGGVWKTTNAAVSFKPVFDKYCQSIGAIAIDQKHPDTIYVGTGESNMRNSVSIGNGMYKSTDGGNNWIKIGLDSTEHISKILVDPLNSQILYVAAPGPLWSDSQHRGLYKSINGGKTWDKILYMNERTGCADIAIHPTQTNIVYATFWEFRRKAYSFVSGGKGSGIYKSEDSGKTWRKLSKGLPEGDFGRVALSLAPSAPENILAIVESNNTGLYISADAGENWKSQSASMNVVSRPFYFSTLVIDPFDPKRVYRPALQFSYSDDGGYSWNEASYDGGWVHADHHALWINPKNTDNMYLGTDGGVYISNDRGASWMFCGNLPVGQFYRIAVDNHEPYRIYGGLQDNGSWIGPSEGPGGVGNGDWKTLNWGDGFWTVPDPLDLKTAYAESQGGNAVRIDLTNFKTYSIKPQKTKEQEKLRWNWNTPIVTGMANKQNLYIGSQYLFKSTDQGRNWTAISPDLTTNDKNKQDQENSGGLSLDNTSAENHCTIYNIAESSFDDQMIWVGTDDGNVQYTKNGGKVWHNLTPAIRLSGIPLHAWVSWIELSRHDSQTVYICFDHHNTGDHNTYLLKTKDLGKSWQRIQSSEFTGFAHRIKEDPENENLLFLGTEMGLFASLDAGENWFRMRNKIPDYALVRDIQIQERESALVIGTHGRGIYILDDINVMREMTGSLADTEIALFDKKQMKTSSGKYGGSMALAGAWLAPNPVEIQPFKYYLKDRIMKGEIKAEIYDINGKLIQSLTPSNRKGINKIYWNQRMKPGRVAEGGSKLDFSAFAAPRVLPGYYLFKLNIGQKTLVDTFELIHTGRPDYTIEDRKAQFELCMKYYHMHEQLARIVEEISNKQKQLKDFIANSKKDKSRKFLEAYHRELEVLRASLLATQQKSIFADEEQLRERISEAYGAIAWQEIRPSNLSSDRASQLQSEVDAADTQKNEIFAKSKLGLEKIIKSEKLNPIMKP
- a CDS encoding AAA family ATPase, coding for MEHNYIRLHAEETYAHELSALLLEDKREKPAHWKLSPWAVLHYILGGKTQSGIEISPKYIGDRKLIEMAIASLLSDRALLLLGVPGTAKSWLAEHLSAAICGHSNLLVQGSSGTNEDALRYGWNYAELISKGPSQQALVPGPVMRAMESGQLVRIEELTRIPTEIQDALISILSEKLIPIPELGIEVKARQGFNVLASANDMDKGIYPLSSALQRRFNTLVMPLPDNLEDEMRIVYQRVSQMEKSLNIDLEKLKQIHTEKLLVMFRELRSGITQDGKQKIKASKSAFSPAETISMLHHARIQHHYFSDQEFGPADMIQSMLQTFIKNDPDEKLTFIEYNETVLKKRPAYKEWYESIKQSLKNN